The DNA region AAATATTGAAGTAAAATCAACGATCTCGCTCAAAAAGCGAGATCGTTTACGTTAACCATTTCCCGTGGGGTCCGGGGAACAGGGCTATCTTTTGCCACACTCCCCCAGTTAGTTAAGCCCAACTTGGGGGCGGGTCGGTAAACCTCGGTTAACCCTCCCGCTTTAAGAAAGCGTTCACCGTCTTCCGCAGGGGGTCTGCGAGGATGCCGACCGAACGCTCGTCGACTGGGTGGGCTCATAGTGCTGGCTGTTTTCGCACGCCGCTACAAACCGCTGTCGCTGCCTAAGGCCGGATACCAAGTCGGCCTGACCGCGCTATTGCTGTTGGCGGGCGCGGGTTCGGTGCACGATGCGACTGCGCTGAACCAGACCCGCACCCTCTCCTTCCACCACACCCATTCGGGCGAAGACCTCACCATCACTTTCAAGCGCGATGGCCGCTACGACGAAGCCGCACTGAAGCAGCTCAATCACTTCCTGCGCGACTGGCGCTCCCAGGATGAGACGGTGATGGACCGTCATTTGTTCGACATTCTCTGGGAAGTCTACAGCGACGTCGGCGGCAAGCAGCCGATCCAGATCATCTCCGCCTACCGCGCCCCTGCCACCAACGCCATGCTCCGCCGGCGCTCCTCGGGCGTTGCGCGCCACAGCCAGCACATGCTGGGGCACGCGATGGACTTCTTCATTCCGGGCGTTCCGCTGGAGCAGATCCGCTTCGCCGGCCTGCGCCTGCAGCGCGGCGGCGTCGGCTTCTATCCGACCTCGGGCTCGCCGTTCGTGCATCTCGACACCGGCGGCATTCGCCACTGGCCGCGGATGACCCGCGAGCAGCTGGTCCGGGTTTTCCCCGACGGCCGCACCGTCCATGTCCCGACCGACGGCACGCCGCTGAAGGGCTATGAACTCGCCAAGGCCGACATTGAACGCCGCGGCAGTGGCGATGATGCTGCGACCATCAGCAAGCCGACCCTGTTCGCGAAGCTGTTCGGAGCCGGCAAGTCGGGTGACGACGAAGACGAAGGCGCGGCTGCCGTGAACGACAAGCCCGCTGCCACCGTGGTAGCGGGCGCTGCGCCCGCCAAATCTTCAGATACCAAATCCGCCGAGCCCGTTCCGCTGCCGCGCGCCAAGCCGCAGCAGTTCGCCGCCGCCATCCAGCTCGCCGCCGCCGACGCGCAGCTCGTCCCGATGCCGAAGGCCAAGCCGGCGGTGCAGGTGGTGCAGACGGCCGAGAGCACCGCACCGCAATCGCCCGCCGACATCATCAATGCC from Bradyrhizobium sp. B124 includes:
- a CDS encoding DUF882 domain-containing protein: MLAVFARRYKPLSLPKAGYQVGLTALLLLAGAGSVHDATALNQTRTLSFHHTHSGEDLTITFKRDGRYDEAALKQLNHFLRDWRSQDETVMDRHLFDILWEVYSDVGGKQPIQIISAYRAPATNAMLRRRSSGVARHSQHMLGHAMDFFIPGVPLEQIRFAGLRLQRGGVGFYPTSGSPFVHLDTGGIRHWPRMTREQLVRVFPDGRTVHVPTDGTPLKGYELAKADIERRGSGDDAATISKPTLFAKLFGAGKSGDDEDEGAAAVNDKPAATVVAGAAPAKSSDTKSAEPVPLPRAKPQQFAAAIQLAAADAQLVPMPKAKPAVQVVQTAESTAPQSPADIINARGFWGDESAAPKQASAAQIAALKAREAVGGSDPQTTASTTENFNKALAYAPAASSPVDRANIVAATAPIPRNVRPARNAAAPATEINTVVAKGTPSQGVITTSARISAAKGNDIWMRVVMLAPSASSGMLTTVLGDTDMNMMRQHFVKPQAAVAMTFSEDPMMGMTCDRFSGSATALLTTQSFVLRTASLR